The nucleotide sequence GCGAAGCGGGCCGGGCCGCTGCTCCCGTTCCTGCGGGACCGCGGCGCGGTGCTGCTGCACGTGCCGATGGACGAGGAGACGCCCTCGGGCCGCCTGCTGCGCCCGCAGGAGATGGCGATGGAGTTCCTGCTGCGCCGCAGCGTCCCGGTCGCGCTGTACCGCACCGACCTGCGCCGGGCGCGCCACGATGACCCCGCCGTGCGGGACGCCGAGCGCCGGCGCTTCGTCGCCTTCCTGGGCGCGCTGGCCTCGGCCGAGAGCGTCCAGCTCGTGCTGACCGACTCCCAGGCCATCGACGTGATGGACGTCTGGGTGCCGGCGGACGTGCCGCTGACGACGTTCTCGGTGATGATGATCCACGCCACCTCGGGCGGCGACCTCGCCCTCTTCGCGCGCGGCGCCGCGGCCCTCGACGCGCTGACGGCGGGCGACCGCGTGCTGATCGCCGAGGCCTGCAACCACGACCGCATCGCCGAGGACATCGGCACCGTCCAGCTGCCGCGCCAGCTGCAGGAGCGCGTGCCGGGCGTCGTCGTCGACCACGCCTTCGGACGCGAGTTCCCGGATCCGGACGAGCTGCTGAAATACGCCGTGGTGATCCACTGCGGGGGCTGCATGATCCACGAGCAGAAGCTGCGGGCGCGCGTGCTGCGGCTGGCCGCCGCCGGCGTCCCGGTCACCAACTACGGCCTGGCGCTCGCCTGGCACGAGGGGCCCGACGCGCTGCGGCGGGTGCTGGCGCCCTGGCGGGTCTGAGCGGCGATCCCCGACGGGATCAGCGCAGCCGCTCGATCTCCTCAAGCAGGACCCGCTCGAGGTCGTCCTTCCCGATGTTGCGGTGCAGGACGCCCTTGCGGTAGATCGCGACCTTGGTCTTCCCCGCCGCGATCCCCAGGTCGGCCGCCTTGGCCTCCCCGGGCCCGTTGACGATGCAAC is from bacterium and encodes:
- a CDS encoding GTPase; the encoded protein is MARVSRTIIGFFGRVNAGKSTAMNLLTRQPTSLVDPAPGTTADVRDALMEIHALGPCRILDTAGLDEGAGLGAKKRQKTLAALQECDLVALVIDPRQARASGQVDVEAFVAQECLRLGKHLAVLLNLRAGDTLPADVREFCLDALPRDGGFPVFEADLADDARTAALAEFLAAASPAAKRAGPLLPFLRDRGAVLLHVPMDEETPSGRLLRPQEMAMEFLLRRSVPVALYRTDLRRARHDDPAVRDAERRRFVAFLGALASAESVQLVLTDSQAIDVMDVWVPADVPLTTFSVMMIHATSGGDLALFARGAAALDALTAGDRVLIAEACNHDRIAEDIGTVQLPRQLQERVPGVVVDHAFGREFPDPDELLKYAVVIHCGGCMIHEQKLRARVLRLAAAGVPVTNYGLALAWHEGPDALRRVLAPWRV